A segment of the Superficieibacter sp. HKU1 genome:
AGCCTGATCGCCTTCGACAAAGTCGTAATGACTGCTGATGCTGTTAAGCAAGTTGAGGAGATGCTGGCATGATTCGTGAAGAACGTTTGCTGAAGGTGCTTCGTGCACCGCACGTTTCTGAAAAAGCGTCTACTGCGATGGAAAAAACCAATACCATCGTTCTCAAAGTTGCTAAAGACGCGACCAAAGCAGAGATCAAAGCTGCTGTGCAGAAACTGTTTGAAGTCGAAGTCGAAGTCGTTAACACCCTGGTAGTTAAAGGGAAAGTTAAACGTCACGGACAGCGTATCGGTCGTCGTAGCGACTGGAAAAAAGCTTACGTCACCCTGAAAGAAGGCCAGAATCTGGACTTCGTTGGCGGCGCTGAGTAAGTCGGAGGAGTAATACAATGGCAGTTGTTAAGTGTAAACCGACATCTCCGGGTCGTCGCCACGTCGTTAAAGTGGTCAACCCAGAGCTGCACAAGGGCAAACCTTTTGCTCCGCTGGTTGAAAAAAACAGCAAATCCGGTGGTCGTAACAACAATGGCCGTATCACCACTCGTCACATCGGTGGTGGCCATAAGCAGGCTTATCGTCTGGTTGACTTCAAACGCAACAAAGATGGTATCCCGGCTGTTGTTGAGCGTCTTGAGTACGATCCGAACCGTTCCGCGAATATCGCGCTGGTTCTGTACAAAGATGGCGAACGCCGTTACATCCTGGCCCCTAAAGGCCTGAAAGCTGGCGACCAGATTCAGTCTGGCGTTGATGCTGCAATCAAAGCAGGTAACACCCTGCCGATGCGCAATATCCCGGTTGGTTCTACCGTTCATAACGTAGAAATGAAACCAGGTAAAGGCGGTCAGCTGGCGCGTTCCGCTGGTACTTACGTTCAGATCGTTGCTCGCGATGGTGCTTATGTCACCCTGCGTCTGCGTTCTGGTGAAATGCGTAAAGTCGAAGCTGAATGCCGTGCAACTCTGGGCGAAGTTGGCAATGCTGAGCATATGCTGCGCGTTCTGGGTAAAGCAGGTGCTGCTCGCTGGCGTGGTGTTCGTCCTACCGTTCGCGGTACTGCGATGAACCCAGTCGACCACCCACATGGTGGTGGTGAAGGTCGTAACTTTGGTAAGCACCCGGTAACTCCGTGGGGCGTTCAGACCAAAGGTAAGAAGACCCGCAGCAACAAGCGTACTGATAAATTCATCGTACGTCGCCGTAGCAAATAATTTTAGAGGATAAGCCATGCCACGTTCTCTCAAGAAAGGTCCTTTTATTGACCTGCACTTGCTGAAGAAGGTAGAGAAAGCGGTGGAAAGCGGAGACAAGAAGCCCCTGCGCACTTGGTCCCGTCGTTCAACGATCTTTCCTAACATGATCGGTTTGACCATCGCTGTCCATAATGGTCGTCAGCACGTTCCGGTATTTGTTTCCGACGAAATGGTCGGTCACAAACTGGGTGAATTTGCACCGACCCGTACTTATCGCGGTCACGCGGCTGATAAAAAAGCCAAGAAGAAATAAGTAGGAGGAAGAGATGGAAACTTTAGCTCAACATCGCCACGCTCGTTCTTCTGCTCAGAAGGTTCGCCTTGTTGCTGACCTGATCCGCGGTAAGAAAGTGTCGCAGGCTCTGGACATTTTGACCTACACCAATAAGAAAGCGGCTGTACTGGTCAAGAAAGTCCTGGAATCTGCCATTGCTAACGCTGAACACAACGATGGCGCTGACATTGACGATCTGAAAGTTGCGAAAATTTTCGTAGACGAAGGCCCGAGCATGAAGCGCATTATGCCGCGTGCAAAAGGTCGTGCAGATCGCATCCTGAAGCGCACCAGCCACATTACTGTGGTTGTGTCCGATCGCTGAGACTCTGGAGACTAGCAATGGGTCAGAAAGTACATCCTAATGGTATTCGCCTGGGTATTGTAAAACCATGGAACTCTACCTGGTTTGCGAACACCAAAGAATTCGCTGACAACCTGGACAGCGATTTTAAAGTACGTCAGTACCTGACTAAGGAACTGGCTAAAGCGTCTGTATCTCGTATCGTTATCGAGCGTCCGGCTAAGAGCATCCGTGTGACCATTCACACCGCTCGCCCGGGTATCGTTATCGGTAAGAAAGGCGAAGACGTAGAAAAACTGCGCAAAGTCGTAGCAGATATTGCTGGCGTTCCTGCCCAGATCAATATCGCCGAAGTGCGTAAGCCTGAACTGGACGCAAAATTGGTTGCTGACAGCATCACTTCTCAGCTGGAACGTCGCGTTATGTTCCGTCGTGCTATGAAGCGTGCTGTACAGAACGCAATGCGTCTGGGCGCTAAAGGTATCAAAGTTGAAGTTAGCGGCCGTCTGGGCGGCGCGGAAATCGCACGTACCGAATGGTACCGTGAAGGTCGCGTACCGCTGCACACTCTGCGTGCTGACATTGACTACAACACCTCTGAAGCGCACACCACTTACGGTGTAATCGGCGTTAAAGTGTGGATCTTCAAAGGCGAGATCCTGGGTGGTATGGCTGCTGTTGAACAACCGGAAAAACCGGCTGCGCAACCTAAAAAGCAGCAGCGTAAAGGCCGTAAATAAGGAGCGTCGCTGATGTTACAACCAAAGCGTACAAAATTCCGTAAGATGCACAAAGGCCGCAACCGTGGTCTGGCTGCGGGCGCGGATGTTAGCTTCGGCACTTACGGTCTCAAAGCTGTTGGCCGTGGTCGTCTGACTGCCCGTCAGATCGAAGCAGCACGTCGTGCTATGACCCGTGCAGTTAAGCGTCAAGGTAAGATCTGGATCCGTGTATTCCCGGACAAACCGATCACTGAAAAGCCGCTGGCAGTGCGTATGGGTAAAGGTAAAGGTAACGTGGAGTATTGGGTTGCCTTGATTCAGCCGGGGAAAGTCCTTTATGAAATGGACGGCGTACCGGAAGAGCTGGCCCGTGAAGCATTCAAGCTGGCAGCAGCGAAACTGCCGATTAAAACCACCTTTGTAACTAAGACGGTGATGTAATGAAAGCAAAAGAGCTGCGTGAGAAGAGCGTTGAAGAGCTGAACACCGAACTGCTGAATTTACTGCGCGAGCAGTTTAACCTGCGCATGCAGGCAGCAAGTGGCCAGCTGCAACAGTCTCACCTGTTGAAGCAAGTGCGTCGTGATGTCGCACGCGTTAAGACTTTACTGACTGAGAAGGCGGGTGCGTAATGACCGATAAAATCCGTACTCTGCAAGGTCGCGTTGTTAGCGACAAAATGGAGAAATCCATTGTTGTTGCTATCGAACGTTTTGTGAAACACCCGATCTACGGTAAATTCATCAAGCGTACGACCAAACTGCACGTACACGACGAGAACAACGAATGCGGTATCGGCGACAAGGTTGAAATCCGTGAATGCCGTCCGCTGTCCAAGACTAAGTCCTGGACGCTGGTTCGCGTTGTAGAGAAAGCGGTTCTGTAATACAGTACCGTTCTCAATACAAATAAACGGCTCAGCAATGAGCCGTTTATTTTTTCTACCCATATTCGATAACCGGTGTTATAATGCCGCGCCCTCGATATATGGGGCTTTTTAATGGCTCTGATTTTGGAGTCTCAGGTAGTAGTTGACATTAGCGGAGCACTAAAATGATCCAAGAACAGACTATGCTGAACGTCGCCGACAACTCCGGTGCACGTCGCGTAATGTGTATCAAGGTTCTGGGTGGCTCGCACCGTCGCTACGCAGGCGTCGGCGACATCATCAAGATCACCATCAAGGAAGCAATTCCGCGTGGTAAGGTCAAAAAAGGCGATGTGCTGAAGGCGGTAGTGGTGCGCACCAGGAAGGGTGTTCGTCGCCCTGACGGTTCTGTCATTCGCTTCGATGGTAATGCATGCGTTATTTTAAACAATAACAGCGAGCAGCCAATCGGCACGCGTATCTTTGGGCCGGTAACTCGTGAACTTCGTAACGAGAAGTTCATGAAAATTATCTCTCTGGCACCAGAAGTACTCTAAGGAGCGAATCATGGCAGCGAAAATCCGTCGTGATGACGAAGTTATCGTGTTAACCGGTAAAGATAAAGGTAAACGCGGTAAAGTAAAAAATGTCCTGTCTTCCGGCAAGGTCATCGTTGAAGGTATCAACCTGGTTAAGAAACACCAGAAGCCGGTTCCGGCTCTGAACCAACCAGGCGGCATCGTTGAAAAAGAAGCTGCTATTCAGGTTTCTAACGTTGCAATCTTCAATGCGGCAACCGGCAAGGCTGACCGTGTAGGCTTTAGATTCGAAGACGGCAAAAAAGTCCGTTTCTTCAAGTCTAACAGCGAAACTATCAAGTAATTTGGAGTAGTACGATGGCGAAACTGCATGATTACTACAAAGACGAAGTAGTTAACAAACTCATGACTGAGTTTAACTACAATTCTGTCATGCAAGTCCCTCGGGTCGAGAAGATCACCCTGAACATGGGTGTTGGTGAAGCGATCGCTGACAAGAAACTGCTGGATAACGCAGCAGCTGACCTGGCAGCAATCTCCGGTCAAAAGCCGTTGATCACCAAAGCACGCAAATCAGTTGCAGGCTTCAAAATCCGTCAGGGCTATCCGATCGGCTGTAAAGTAACTCTGCGTGGCGAACGCATGTGGGAGTTCTTTGAGCGCCTGATCACTATTGCTGTACCGCGTATCCGTGACTTCCGTGGCTTGTCCGCTAAGTCATTCGACGGTCGTGGCAATTACAGCATGGGTGTCCGTGAGCAGATCATCTTCCCAGAAATCGACTATGACAAAGTCGACCGCGTACGTGGTATGGATATTACTATCACCACTACTGCGCAATCTGACGAAGAAGGCCGTGCTCTGCTGGCTGCCTTTGACTTCCCGTTCCGCAAGTAAACCAGGGTTACGTTCATGGCAAAGCAATCAATGAAAGCACGCGAAGTAAAGCGCGTGGCTTTAGCTGAAAAATTCTTCGCTAAACGCGCTGAACTCAAAGCAATCATCTCTGATGTGAACGCTTCCGACGAAGATCGTTGGGACGCTGTTCTCAAGCTGCAGACTCTGCCGCGTGATTCCAGCCCGTCTCGTCAGCGTAACCGCTGCCGTCAAACTGGTCGTCCGCACGCTTTCCTGCGGAAGTTCGGGTTGAGCCGTATTAAGGTCCGTGAAGCCGCTATGCGCGGTGAAATCCCGGGTCTGAAAAAGGCTAGCTGGTAATTGTCACCAATTGAATCACGGGAGTAAAGACAGATGAGCATGCAAGATCCGATCGCGGATATGCTGACCCGTATCCGTAACGGTCAGGCCGCGAATAAAGCTGCGGTCACCATGCCTTCCTCCAAGCTGAAAGTGGCAATTGCCAACGTGCTGAAGGAAGAAGGCTTTATTGAAGAATTTAAAGTTGAAGGCGACACCAAGCCGGAACTGGAACTGACTCTTAAGTATTTCCAGGGTAAAGCTGTTGTAGAAAGCATTCAGCGTATCAGTCGCCCAGGTCTGCGCATCTACAAACGTAAAGATGAGCTGCCGAAAGTTATGGCGGGTCTGGGTATCGCAGTTGTTTCTACCTCTAAAGGTGTTATGACTGATCGTGCAGCGCGCCAGGCTGGTCTTGGTGGCGAAATTATCTGCTACGTAGCCTAATCGGAGGAAAAAATGTCTCGTGTTGCTAAAGCACCGGTCGTTATTCCTGCCGGCGTTGACGTAAAAATCAACGGTCAGGTTATTACGATCAAAGGTAAAAACGGCGAGCTGACTCGTACTCTCAACGATGCTGTTGAAGTTAAAAATGCAGATAATGCACTGTCTTTCGGTCCGCGTGATGGTTACGTAGACGGTTGGGCACAGGCTGGTACCGCGCGTGCCCTGCTGAACTCAATGGTTATCGGTGTTACCGAAGGCTTCACTAAGAAGCTGCAGCTGGTTGGTGTAGGTTATCGTGCAGCGGTCAAAGGGGATGTAGTAAACCTGGCTTTAGGTTTCTCTCATCCTGTTGAGCACAAGCTGCCGGCCGGTATCACTGCAGAATGTCCGACTCAAACTGAAATCGTGCTGAAAGGCGCTGATAAGCAGGTGATCGGCCAGGTTGCAGCAGATCTGCGCGCCTACCGTCGTCCTGAGCCTTATAAAGGCAAGGGTGTTCGTTACGCCGACGAAGTCGTGCGTACCAAAGAGGCTAAGAAGAAGTAAGGTAACACTATGGATAAGAAATCTGCTCGTATCCGTCGTGCGACCCGCGCACGCCGCAAGCTCCAGGAGCTGGGTGCGACTCGCCTGGTGGTACATCGTACCCCGCGTCATATTTACGCACAGGTAATCGCATCAAACGGTTCCGAAGTTCTGGTAGCTGCTTCTACAGTTGAAAAAGCTATCGCTGAACAGCTGAAGTACACCGGTAACAAAGACGCTGCAGCAGCTGTGGGTAAAGCTGTCGCTGAACGCGCTCTGGAAAAAGGCATTAAAGATGTGTCCTTTGACCGTTCCGGGTTCCAATATCATGGTCGTGTCCAGGCACTGGCAGATGCTGCCCGTGAAGCTGGCCTTCAGTTCTAAGGTAGAGGTGTAAGATGTCACACATCGAAAAACAAGCTGGCGAACTGCAGGAAAAGCTGATCGCGGTTAACCGCGTATCTAAAACCGTTAAAGGTGGTCGTATTTTCTCCTTCACAGCTCTGACTGTTGTTGGCGATGGTAACGGTCGCGTTGGTTTTGGTTACGGTAAAGCGCGTGAAGTTCCAGCAGCGATCCAGAAAGCGATGGAAAAAGCCCGTCGCAACATGATTAACGTCGCGCTGAACAACGGCACCCTGCAGCACCCTGTTAAAGGTGTTCACACTGGGTCTCGTGTATTCATGCAGCCAGCTTCCGAAGGTACCGGTATCATCGCCGGTGGTGCAATGCGCGCCGTTCTGGAAGTTGCTGGAGTTCATAACGTTCTGGCCAAAGCATATGGTTCCACCAACCCGATCAACGTGGTTCGTGCAACAATTGATGGCCTGGAAAATATGAATTCTCCAGAAATGGTCGCTGCCAAGCGTGGTAAATCCGTTGAAGAAATTCTGGGGAAATAAACCATGGCAAAGACTATTAAAATTACTCAAACCCGCAGTGCAATCGGTCGTCTGCCGAAACACAAGGCAACGCTGCTTGGCCTGGGTCTGCGTCGTATTGGTCACACCGTAGAACGCGAGGATACTCCTGCTGTTCGTGGTATGGTCAACGCGGTTTACTTCATGGTTAAAGTTGAGGAGTAAGAGATGCGTTTAAATACTCTGTCTCCGGCCGAAGGCTCTAAAAAGGCGGGTAAACGCCTGGGTCGTGGTATCGGTTCTGGCCTCGGTAAAACCGGCGGTCGTGGTCACAAAGGTCAGAAGTCTCGTTCTGGCGGTGGCGTACGTCGTGGTTTCGAGGGCGGCCAGATGCCTCTGTACCGTCGTCTGCCGAAATTCGGCTTCACTTCTCGCAAAGCAGCGATTACAGCGGAAATCCGTCTGTCTGACCTGGCGAAAGTAGAAGGCGGTGTAGTAGACCTTAACACGCTGAAAGCGGCTAACATTATCGGCATTCAGATCGAGTTCGCGAAAGTGATCCTGTCTGGTGAAGTTTCTACTCCGGTAACTGTTCGTGGCCTGCGCGTGACTAAAGGCGCTCGTGCTGCTATCGAAGCTGCTGGCGGTAAAATCGAGGAATAAGTAGCAGATGGCTAAACAACCGGGATTAGATTTTCAAAGTGCCAAAGGTGGCTTAGGCGAGCTGAAACGCAGACTGCTGTTTGTAATCGGTGCGCTTATTGTGTTCCGTATTGGCTCTTTCATTCCGATCCCTGGTATTGATGCCGCTGTACTTGCCAAACTGCTTGAGCAACAGCGAGGCACCATCATTGAAATGTTTAACATGTTCTCTGGTGGTGCTCTCAGCCGTGCTTCTATCTTTGCACTGGGTATCATGCCGTATATTTCGGCATCGATTATCGTGCAGCTGCTGACGGTAGTTTATCCGCCGCTGGCAGAACTGAAGAAAGAAGGGGAGTCTGGTCGTCGTAAGATCAGCCAGTACACCCGTTACGGCACTCTGGTGCTGGCAATATTCCAGTCAATCGGTATTGCTACCGGTTTACCGAATATGCCTGGTATGCAGGGCCTGGTAATGAACCCAGGCTTTGCATTCTATTTCACCGCTGTTGTAAGTCTGGTCACAGGAACAATGTTCCTGATGTGGCTCGGCGAACAGATTACTGAGCGGGGTATCGGCAACGGTATCTCTATCATTATCTTCGCTGGTATCGTTGCGGGACTCCCGCCAGCCATTGCCCACACTATCGAGCAAGCGCGTCAAGGCGACCTGCACTTCCTCCTGTTGCTGTTGGTTGCAGTATTAGTATTTGCAGTGACGTTCTTTGTTGTATTTGTTGAGCGTGGTCAACGCCGCATTGTGGTAAACTACGCGAAACGTCAGCAGGGTCGTCGTGTCT
Coding sequences within it:
- the rplW gene encoding 50S ribosomal protein L23, encoding MIREERLLKVLRAPHVSEKASTAMEKTNTIVLKVAKDATKAEIKAAVQKLFEVEVEVVNTLVVKGKVKRHGQRIGRRSDWKKAYVTLKEGQNLDFVGGAE
- the rplB gene encoding 50S ribosomal protein L2; protein product: MAVVKCKPTSPGRRHVVKVVNPELHKGKPFAPLVEKNSKSGGRNNNGRITTRHIGGGHKQAYRLVDFKRNKDGIPAVVERLEYDPNRSANIALVLYKDGERRYILAPKGLKAGDQIQSGVDAAIKAGNTLPMRNIPVGSTVHNVEMKPGKGGQLARSAGTYVQIVARDGAYVTLRLRSGEMRKVEAECRATLGEVGNAEHMLRVLGKAGAARWRGVRPTVRGTAMNPVDHPHGGGEGRNFGKHPVTPWGVQTKGKKTRSNKRTDKFIVRRRSK
- the rpsS gene encoding 30S ribosomal protein S19; this translates as MPRSLKKGPFIDLHLLKKVEKAVESGDKKPLRTWSRRSTIFPNMIGLTIAVHNGRQHVPVFVSDEMVGHKLGEFAPTRTYRGHAADKKAKKK
- the rplV gene encoding 50S ribosomal protein L22, with protein sequence METLAQHRHARSSAQKVRLVADLIRGKKVSQALDILTYTNKKAAVLVKKVLESAIANAEHNDGADIDDLKVAKIFVDEGPSMKRIMPRAKGRADRILKRTSHITVVVSDR
- the rpsC gene encoding 30S ribosomal protein S3: MGQKVHPNGIRLGIVKPWNSTWFANTKEFADNLDSDFKVRQYLTKELAKASVSRIVIERPAKSIRVTIHTARPGIVIGKKGEDVEKLRKVVADIAGVPAQINIAEVRKPELDAKLVADSITSQLERRVMFRRAMKRAVQNAMRLGAKGIKVEVSGRLGGAEIARTEWYREGRVPLHTLRADIDYNTSEAHTTYGVIGVKVWIFKGEILGGMAAVEQPEKPAAQPKKQQRKGRK
- the rplP gene encoding 50S ribosomal protein L16; this translates as MLQPKRTKFRKMHKGRNRGLAAGADVSFGTYGLKAVGRGRLTARQIEAARRAMTRAVKRQGKIWIRVFPDKPITEKPLAVRMGKGKGNVEYWVALIQPGKVLYEMDGVPEELAREAFKLAAAKLPIKTTFVTKTVM
- the rpmC gene encoding 50S ribosomal protein L29, with amino-acid sequence MKAKELREKSVEELNTELLNLLREQFNLRMQAASGQLQQSHLLKQVRRDVARVKTLLTEKAGA
- the rpsQ gene encoding 30S ribosomal protein S17, which codes for MTDKIRTLQGRVVSDKMEKSIVVAIERFVKHPIYGKFIKRTTKLHVHDENNECGIGDKVEIRECRPLSKTKSWTLVRVVEKAVL
- the rplN gene encoding 50S ribosomal protein L14; amino-acid sequence: MIQEQTMLNVADNSGARRVMCIKVLGGSHRRYAGVGDIIKITIKEAIPRGKVKKGDVLKAVVVRTRKGVRRPDGSVIRFDGNACVILNNNSEQPIGTRIFGPVTRELRNEKFMKIISLAPEVL
- the rplX gene encoding 50S ribosomal protein L24, with product MAAKIRRDDEVIVLTGKDKGKRGKVKNVLSSGKVIVEGINLVKKHQKPVPALNQPGGIVEKEAAIQVSNVAIFNAATGKADRVGFRFEDGKKVRFFKSNSETIK
- the rplE gene encoding 50S ribosomal protein L5, producing the protein MAKLHDYYKDEVVNKLMTEFNYNSVMQVPRVEKITLNMGVGEAIADKKLLDNAAADLAAISGQKPLITKARKSVAGFKIRQGYPIGCKVTLRGERMWEFFERLITIAVPRIRDFRGLSAKSFDGRGNYSMGVREQIIFPEIDYDKVDRVRGMDITITTTAQSDEEGRALLAAFDFPFRK
- the rpsN gene encoding 30S ribosomal protein S14, yielding MAKQSMKAREVKRVALAEKFFAKRAELKAIISDVNASDEDRWDAVLKLQTLPRDSSPSRQRNRCRQTGRPHAFLRKFGLSRIKVREAAMRGEIPGLKKASW
- the rpsH gene encoding 30S ribosomal protein S8, translating into MSMQDPIADMLTRIRNGQAANKAAVTMPSSKLKVAIANVLKEEGFIEEFKVEGDTKPELELTLKYFQGKAVVESIQRISRPGLRIYKRKDELPKVMAGLGIAVVSTSKGVMTDRAARQAGLGGEIICYVA
- the rplF gene encoding 50S ribosomal protein L6 codes for the protein MSRVAKAPVVIPAGVDVKINGQVITIKGKNGELTRTLNDAVEVKNADNALSFGPRDGYVDGWAQAGTARALLNSMVIGVTEGFTKKLQLVGVGYRAAVKGDVVNLALGFSHPVEHKLPAGITAECPTQTEIVLKGADKQVIGQVAADLRAYRRPEPYKGKGVRYADEVVRTKEAKKK
- the rplR gene encoding 50S ribosomal protein L18; its protein translation is MDKKSARIRRATRARRKLQELGATRLVVHRTPRHIYAQVIASNGSEVLVAASTVEKAIAEQLKYTGNKDAAAAVGKAVAERALEKGIKDVSFDRSGFQYHGRVQALADAAREAGLQF
- the rpsE gene encoding 30S ribosomal protein S5, with translation MSHIEKQAGELQEKLIAVNRVSKTVKGGRIFSFTALTVVGDGNGRVGFGYGKAREVPAAIQKAMEKARRNMINVALNNGTLQHPVKGVHTGSRVFMQPASEGTGIIAGGAMRAVLEVAGVHNVLAKAYGSTNPINVVRATIDGLENMNSPEMVAAKRGKSVEEILGK
- the rpmD gene encoding 50S ribosomal protein L30, whose protein sequence is MAKTIKITQTRSAIGRLPKHKATLLGLGLRRIGHTVEREDTPAVRGMVNAVYFMVKVEE
- the rplO gene encoding 50S ribosomal protein L15 codes for the protein MRLNTLSPAEGSKKAGKRLGRGIGSGLGKTGGRGHKGQKSRSGGGVRRGFEGGQMPLYRRLPKFGFTSRKAAITAEIRLSDLAKVEGGVVDLNTLKAANIIGIQIEFAKVILSGEVSTPVTVRGLRVTKGARAAIEAAGGKIEE
- the secY gene encoding preprotein translocase subunit SecY, which translates into the protein MAKQPGLDFQSAKGGLGELKRRLLFVIGALIVFRIGSFIPIPGIDAAVLAKLLEQQRGTIIEMFNMFSGGALSRASIFALGIMPYISASIIVQLLTVVYPPLAELKKEGESGRRKISQYTRYGTLVLAIFQSIGIATGLPNMPGMQGLVMNPGFAFYFTAVVSLVTGTMFLMWLGEQITERGIGNGISIIIFAGIVAGLPPAIAHTIEQARQGDLHFLLLLLVAVLVFAVTFFVVFVERGQRRIVVNYAKRQQGRRVYAAQSTHLPLKVNMAGVIPAIFASSIILFPATIASWFGGGTGWNWLTTISLYLQPGQPLYVLLYASAIIFFCFFYTALVFNPRETADNLKKSGAFVPGIRPGEQTAKYIDKVMTRLTLVGALYITFICLIPEFMRDAMKVPFYFGGTSLLIVVVVIMDFMAQVQTLMMSSQYESALKKANLKGYGR